The Panulirus ornatus isolate Po-2019 chromosome 32, ASM3632096v1, whole genome shotgun sequence genome includes a window with the following:
- the LOC139759228 gene encoding uncharacterized protein isoform X2: MMLYFHGFFTLVSLSLELGHIHCVGSQVKKCGDVCGCGVTTGQLRDLRDCVISNAALESLELTTCLKILHLPEPPVVDKSHFSENSLIRLGERKPNLRVVALSGLSGVTDRVIGSLVGGCPQLEELHISSTAITNHALIALANLTQLVSLNIAKTQVSDLGIQQLVGGGVGHSLRELRIDGCARLTDDSIESICHCCSHLSILCFHHCPRLSDRSRELVVEHMARRMKQLTWSAY, translated from the exons ATGATGCTGTATTTTCATGGCTTCTTCACTCTCGTGTCACTGAGCTTG GAACTTGGCCACATTCACTGTGTAGgatcacaggtcaagaagtgtggtgatgtctGTGGGTGTGGAGTTACCACAGGACAATTAAGGG atCTTCGTGACTGTGTGATATCAAATGCTGCCCTTGAAAGTCTTGAGTTAACTACATGTTTGAAAATCTTGCATCTCCCAGAGCCACCAGTTGTTGACAAGTCACATTTTTCAGAGAACT CTCTGATTCGATTAGGGGAAAGGAAACCAAATTTAAGAGTGGTTGCTCTCAGTGGTCTTTCTGGAGTGACAGATCGTGTCATTGGATCATTAGTAGGTGGTTGTCCACAGCTGGAGGAGCTACACATTTCATCTACAGCTATCACAAACCATGCTCTAATTGCTCTAGCAAATTTAACACAGCTTGTTAGTTTGAATATTGCTAAAACACAG gttAGTGATTTAGGGATCCAGCAGTTAGTTGGTGGAGGAGTTGGCCATAGTTTACGCGAATTACGTATTGATGGTTGTGCCCGTCTTACTGATGATAGTATTGAATCCATTTGTCATTGCTGCTCTCATCTCAGCATTCTGTGTTTCCATCACTGTCCCAGACTATCAG ACCGTTCTCGAGAGTTAGTGGTTGAACACATGGCAAGGAGGATGAAGCAGCTTACTTGGTCAGCATACTGA
- the LOC139759228 gene encoding protein AMN1 homolog isoform X1, translating to MQPSSLQDLCLEEVCLMPNELYMKLPWTLKDQLLSKLTRRGRCNDAVFSWLLHSRVTELDLRDCVISNAALESLELTTCLKILHLPEPPVVDKSHFSENSLIRLGERKPNLRVVALSGLSGVTDRVIGSLVGGCPQLEELHISSTAITNHALIALANLTQLVSLNIAKTQVSDLGIQQLVGGGVGHSLRELRIDGCARLTDDSIESICHCCSHLSILCFHHCPRLSDRSRELVVEHMARRMKQLTWSAY from the exons ATGCAGCCGAGCAGCCTTCAAGATTT GTGTTTGGAGGAAGTGTGTTTAATGCCAAATGAATTGTACATGAAACTTCCTTGGACTTTGAAGGACCAACTTCTTAGTAAATTAACAAGAAGAGGCAGATGTAATGATGCTGTATTTTCATGGCTTCTTCACTCTCGTGTCACTGAGCTTG atCTTCGTGACTGTGTGATATCAAATGCTGCCCTTGAAAGTCTTGAGTTAACTACATGTTTGAAAATCTTGCATCTCCCAGAGCCACCAGTTGTTGACAAGTCACATTTTTCAGAGAACT CTCTGATTCGATTAGGGGAAAGGAAACCAAATTTAAGAGTGGTTGCTCTCAGTGGTCTTTCTGGAGTGACAGATCGTGTCATTGGATCATTAGTAGGTGGTTGTCCACAGCTGGAGGAGCTACACATTTCATCTACAGCTATCACAAACCATGCTCTAATTGCTCTAGCAAATTTAACACAGCTTGTTAGTTTGAATATTGCTAAAACACAG gttAGTGATTTAGGGATCCAGCAGTTAGTTGGTGGAGGAGTTGGCCATAGTTTACGCGAATTACGTATTGATGGTTGTGCCCGTCTTACTGATGATAGTATTGAATCCATTTGTCATTGCTGCTCTCATCTCAGCATTCTGTGTTTCCATCACTGTCCCAGACTATCAG ACCGTTCTCGAGAGTTAGTGGTTGAACACATGGCAAGGAGGATGAAGCAGCTTACTTGGTCAGCATACTGA